TAGTCACACTTTCTCATAGGAAGTTGGTACTAACTTACTGTAGGTAAATACTGTATTCCTAAGGAATTTTTTGCTCAAGTTCATCAAACTAGGCTCTATTAGTGGGCTAGTGCTATACAATAAAGGATAGGcaatgaaattaaaagcaaatatgtGTATTTGGATCTTATGAATCAGATTAAAAGTTAACAAATCATACTACCTACCCAGCTTTGGAGGAAAGCTTTTCTTGTTTACTTGCGGCCATTTTTATGTGCAAAGTTTGTGACattggttttcaaactcttttttttttatttttttgtttttcgagacagggtctgtatagccttggctgtcctggactcactttgtagcccagactggcctcgaactcaaagcagtccgcctgcctagggattaaaggcatgcatcaccacgcctggctggttttCAAACGCTTGATCTGCAGAATTCAGGTGTTCTGCAAAGGGCCCTAGGTGTTCTGTGGCTGCTGTTAGCTTTCACGGGGCAACAGTCACAAGGGGCAGTATGCACCCGTGATGCATTCACTTGAGCTGTTGTATTTGGTACAAACTTAAAACAGAACTCTGTCACTTATTTGTTAATTGAGAGAAATATTCTGGGCTTGGGATAGAGCTCAGTGCTACAGGCTTTTCTCAGTGGTGTACTGCACAGCCACAAGTGGCACAAATAAGACCAGCTCAGCCAGAGTCTGTGTACAAGGTCCTGATTTTGATTCACACATCCTCCGCaccatatatataatgtgtgtgtagacacatatacatatgtgtgtatatgaaatatttatataacttataaATAAGAATAGACATATATAGACAAGGCTTTGTGCCTGTAATAAAGCAGAGCTGTTAACTATGGCCATaatagaaaatgtttctgttccacatagtctctgtttctgttcttgcTATGGAAATGTGTATATTGATTCTCATCATaggtgtatatgtgcatatatgtattgaAAAGTTGAATATAAACAGCTAAAGATTATttagccaggaagtggtggcacacgcctttaatcccagcacttgggaggcagaggcaggtggatcgctgtgagttcgaggccagcctggtctacaaagtgagtccaggacagccagggtcacacagagaaactctgtctcgggaaaaaaaaaaaaaaaaaaaaaaaaaaaaaaaaaaaagattatttaaatcCATAAATTAAGATGCCATACCACTTCATATCTAAGTATCCACTggttaggaagaaaagaaaggaaaggaatggaaTGGAAAGGGAACCGTGTTGGAAGCCACTCCGTGTGCTTCCGTGATACCTGAGACTGGTTACTCTGGATTTAAGCGTCTGCGCTAAGCTCTCGTGTGAGTCATAAGCCTTAACCCGGGTTGCCAGGAGTTTCTGCAGTTCTTTCATTCTTTGCTTCTGTTTAGTTAGGATCCGATTTCGCTCTTCTtccaagattttcttttcctcaagtGATTTCCTGAGGGCAACAAACTGAGGCTTAATTCACTTTAAGCCAAGGAGAAAGTTGTCCAGCAAAGATTCAACACAGGACAATTCAAAGGCTGAAAAAAAGGTAACCTTTTGACCAAAATCTGAATTATGAAACTGGAACTCCGAGTAAGGCTGATGGTGTAAGCTTGTGCAAGGAAACAAGTCACACCTGTTACTTAGAAGAACATTTTTAGCAAATAATTCTCTACCATGGATAATTGAGCGATTTCCGATGTACCAAGCTGAACCGCACAGGGTTGCATGTATCAATTCAGCAAGCGCGTGCCAGCGCCTTACCTGATGGCTTGCTCCCGGCCCCGGGAAGACACGGTGGGCATCGGAGGGTTGCTCTGCAAAGGCCTGGGATTGGCACACACACTTCGTGCCGGTGACTCACGTCTCGGCGACGGATAAGGCCAGCGTGTTTCTTTCAGCGTTTCCTCATTGGCTCTTTTGTCGGCCAggactttctgtctctcactccgGGGTTTGAGAAGACTACAATGTTTGCAAAACATTGAGCCGCTCAGGAAGCTCGGTGCAGACGAGGGTCCCCGCCCTTTCTCAGAGTCGTCTCCCGTGTAGTCTTCATCCGGGCTCCAGCACCGACACCTGTGTCTGGGCCTTCCAGGACTTCTGGGGACCCTGAATTGTCTGTAAGCTGGCCGATAGGACCTAGACCAACCCTGCGGCTGGTCTCGGGCCTTCGGCTGCATCCTGGTGTTCCTAGAGAGCTCTTCCGCCGACTTGTAATTTGCAACTGGCCTGTAAATGAAATGTGGCACAGGTCTGGCTTTAAACCGCTTGGTTTTCCTTTTAGCCTTAAAAAGGTCTCTCAGCAGCTTTTCGCGGGCAGCTTGCTTCTGCTCCTCCCGATCCATGAACTTAAAGGGCTTCTGGGCGGCCAGGAGTGCCGCTTTGCTCCTCTCCTTGGCGATCCTCCTCCGCTCCTCCTCCTCGCGCAGTAGCTCCTcatacaggggaaggaggatgCGGGAGGGGACAGGATTGGCTCGGAACTTCTTCTTACACTCTGCCTCATCCTCATCCCTCTTGGGCAGCTTCTGCCTCATTTCCAGATCGGATCTTGCTTTGgaggctccctctctcctcttctggtctctaacCACCATTTGAAAGGGCACAGGCACTGTAATCCTGGGCACCCAGGATTTGggcttcttccttgttttcttaggTGTTTTGAAGTCAGAGTCATTCTGAATATAGTCTCGAACAGAGAAGTCGTTCCACATGTTGTTGATGAGCTCCCTGGCGTAGGCCCGCATCCTGCTTTCCCTGGGAGTCTCTTTCTCTAGGCTGGGCGGCTCCTCGTCAGAAGTCGTGGACAAGGAGGGTGGCCGGCCTAGGTCAGGTTCTGAAAATGTCACCAGCAAGAAAGGAGGTGGGCGGTTCTTTTCCGATGCAGAACTAAGGAAGAATGATAAATAGGGTACAGTTTCAATTTTATGTGGCCAAGGGTTAGAGTTAATGTAACTAGATTTTTCTAAGATGGAAGGCATGGCCAGCTAGCTGTACAAGGTTCGTGACGTGTCACTTTTATTTAGAATAGAGATGACAGCTTTTCAGAGAAGGAACCTGAGACCTCAGCGGCTCCTCCTGTCTCACTTCTAGTCACTTCCGTCTAAGCGTCCCAGAGTCACCATCTTGGACGTGTCTGACCACGCCTCTCCTACCTGAAAGCTTCCTCTTTGCTCACCCTGCAGCCTCACCCCTCCCTAGCcctgtcccaccatgcctgggtggGTATACATAGTTGCTGCTGTCCTTGCTTCCTATATCTGCCTCTTATTCCTCCTCCAAGTGTGAACTCAGTTGGGCACGCTTGTGCATGCTGATGGAGGCCAAGGCCGGAAGGAGACGGAGGCCAAGGCCGGAAGGAGATGGAGGCCAAGGCCGGCCTCAGCACGGTAGTGACAGCCTGTCTCTCATGCATtgagagtttggttcccagcactgtttGGGGGAAAAcaattgttggtttgtttttgtttttcctgagacaggatctctctgtgtagccttggctgtcctggactccctttgtagaccaggctggcctcaaactcacagcaatccacctgcctctgcctcccgagtgctgggattaaaggtgtgcgccgccgctgccgccgccaccaccaccacccagctaatttACAGTTTCAAAATAAGCAAGTTCACAGCAGAAATAAGCCTTGAAACtagattgcttttaaaaataagaaaccagGCCaagtgcggtggtgcacgcctgtaatcccagcactcaggatggcagaggcaggcagatctctgtgagttcgaggcccgcctggtctacaaagtgagtccaggacagccaaggctacacagagaaaccctgtctcaaaaaaccaaagggggggggggggggaagagcactggctgctcttccggagaacgcgggttcaattcccagcacccacatggtggctcagaactgtctctaactcttgttccaggggatctgattccgccacccccccccccccccccccgacacatgcaggtaaaacaccgatgtacacaaaaataaatacactttttaaaaagagaaagaatgggcATGATGActcatgcttgtaaccccagcatttgtgaggctgaggcaggaggattgctcagagtttgaggccagcctggactatatacaGTATAAGATCATGTCCCAAAAGCAGGCTAGCCTGAATATTTTGATACGTATCTGTAAGCATTAAGTAAAGCAGGAAAACACAGGTGAAGAAGATGCTTCATCAGCTGCGAGCACTGGccgctctcccagaggacccaggtttgattcccagcaatgacatacAAGTCTctatgggcactaggcacacatatgGCCTGTATATAGATGCGGGCAaaacacattaaattaaatgacaataaaaacaaacaaatagatggCCACCAAATGACCC
This DNA window, taken from Acomys russatus chromosome 22, mAcoRus1.1, whole genome shotgun sequence, encodes the following:
- the Fam161a gene encoding protein FAM161A isoform X1: MSSPNRAAKQAAASLHLPVNPTTGERVAQYEREDSSLESVVAAALAAAVEEEVKSGKRPAQASAGSNNVPGEDKSVALEDIMNLADIYNSDKEYFRKLKKLKAAHAESMAKLAKMYKDKLNIRELHPATTREESSSASCSSASEKNRPPPFLLVTFSEPDLGRPPSLSTTSDEEPPSLEKETPRESRMRAYARELINNMWNDFSVRDYIQNDSDFKTPKKTRKKPKSWVPRITVPVPFQMVVRDQKRREGASKARSDLEMRQKLPKRDEDEAECKKKFRANPVPSRILLPLYEELLREEEERRRIAKERSKAALLAAQKPFKFMDREEQKQAAREKLLRDLFKAKRKTKRFKARPVPHFIYRPVANYKSAEELSRNTRMQPKARDQPQGWSRSYRPAYRQFRVPRSPGRPRHRCRCWSPDEDYTGDDSEKGRGPSSAPSFLSGSMFCKHCSLLKPRSERQKVLADKRANEETLKETRWPYPSPRRESPARSVCANPRPLQSNPPMPTVSSRGREQAIRKSLEEKKILEEERNRILTKQKQRMKELQKLLATRVKAYDSHESLAQTLKSRVTSLRKSEKARMNEYRRELEEQDEKLQNRLMLFERVAQRNARMAAEQHYSNTLRALGLSEEFVSEKGQSGKVSGTLTRRELRSCTADKESSPEEESANEEENCLTDTNSPDSCRESKEDVKESGDENSQG
- the Fam161a gene encoding protein FAM161A isoform X2, translated to MSSPNRAAKQAAASLHLPVNPTTGERVAQYEREDSSLESVVAAALAAAVEEEVKSGKRPAQASAGSNNVPGEDKSVALEDIMNLADIYNSDKEYFRKLKKLKAAHAESMAKLAKMYKDKLNIRELHPATTREESSSASCSSASEKNRPPPFLLVTFSEPDLGRPPSLSTTSDEEPPSLEKETPRESRMRAYARELINNMWNDFSVRDYIQNDSDFKTPKKTRKKPKSWVPRITVPVPFQMVVRDQKRREGASKARSDLEMRQKLPKRDEDEAECKKKFRANPVPSRILLPLYEELLREEEERRRIAKERSKAALLAAQKPFKFMDREEQKQAAREKLLRDLFKAKRKTKRFKARPVPHFIYRPVANYKSAEELSRNTRMQPKARDQPQGWSRSYRPAYRQFRVPRSPGRPRHRCRCWSPDEDYTGDDSEKGRGPSSAPSFLSGSMFCKHCSLLKPRSERQKVLADKRANEETLKETRWPYPSPRRESPARSVCANPRPLQSNPPMPTVSSRGREQAIRKSEKARMNEYRRELEEQDEKLQNRLMLFERVAQRNARMAAEQHYSNTLRALGLSEEFVSEKGQSGKVSGTLTRRELRSCTADKESSPEEESANEEENCLTDTNSPDSCRESKEDVKESGDENSQG